GAAAACGGCGTGGAACTGGGCAAGCTGGCATTCTATTATACGACCAAAGGTCTGCCTGAGGTGAGCACCTTCCTCACAGGCATGCAGACTCTCGAGTTGCTTCGAATCAACCTGGAGGCCGCTCTGGTGGGCCTCAGCGACCAGGAGCAGGAAGTGCTGGAGTATCTGCGCAAAAAGTGAGTGTGCAAAACTCGGAAGTTGGCCAAAGCCGCACTGCAAAAATTGTGCAACTCGGATACAATGTTACCATTACATCATTTCCACTTCCCTGCGGTTGGGGGTCCACTCCTCCAGTCCAGACCATAAAAAGCTCACTAGTCTGTCTGTAGCTTATGTTGTGCATGATCATTGTCAATCTTGGCCATCGGTGCAGTAGGCACCAGACAACCTCCCCCCTGCCACGAATTCGATGACCAGCATTTCCCGATGTTGGTTGAACTTGTTCCCCTCTGCTTCGTGCAACATCGACATACACTCTATTTGTTGGCTAATTTCCACGATCCTCACCATTAAGGCATTatgtaaattttgtattttcagTATTTTTACCGAACCGTTCAATTGGGAGGGCAACGAACTGGCGGTGTACTGGGCAGCGCTGAAAAAGAAGTGATCCATTTGGCCATCTCACTATACGGAAATAATAGGAAAAGTTCTTCAATTTCTTCTCGTTGACCTCAATACTGGGTTCTTGTTGACTTAGAAATGAACTTgagataatatataaaaaggcAATTTCattgtacaaaaaaattaattgataaaaatgtttaatcaGTAAGTGATGAAAAAGCAAAGCTAATCACAGATATTGAAAAGCATTTAACACATACGGGCAACATATACTATCTGAGGTAATAAAGAGCTTTAAACAAGAATAAAAACGTGACATAAATTATGGGAAAGGTGAGTTACTCTCTTGATATACAaattcatatataaatatatgtgtatttacTTAAATGATTATATATACTAACTCTGGAGTTAATTAATCTATCAATGTCAATAGAAAAAAGACATTGCATTACCCAAAACACACGCTCGAAAACATCCAAACATACATTCGTAAAGCAAACCACTAAAACTGCATTCGACAGGAGCCATAACAACTTAATCATGTCCAGCTTCgtggaaaatgcatttttttttggccagcgGACACTTCCACCTTTCGCCTGCATGGCCAGACGGAATCACCAACTAATTAAGCCTTAATTAACGCAATaaacgaaaaacaaaagatGTAAATACTAACAAAAGGCACCAAAGCAAAGCAACAAAACCGCAGTGGAAGCCAAAAGAAAATCTACTAAAGTTATTAAATTGGTTGCATGAGGAGAATCGAATGGAGCCGAAACAAGACGCAGAAAAGGGGGAAGTTTAATAACATTTTGAATAATGAAAGGCAAAGAGAAATATCGGTTGAGTGCAGCGCCAAAAATGCGAAACGAATGCGCACTGCAGATACGTATCCACATGCCACACGCGAAAAGCGGAAATGTCTTTGGACCGATGCCGCATTTTGTTTTCCTTAAACTGGCGCTTTAAATAATTGATCATACCCTGTCGGAAAGTATCAAGTTTCTGTTTCGAATTCGATTCAACGAATCTTGAAACGCATTTCCTAAAAAGAAACTCAAACTTTTACCGCCAAAACCATGTATTGATTATCACTCCAGTATAACAATAAAACTTAATCGTATATTTTCTGTAAAGCTAAAATTTGAAATAGTATTATGGGtacaagtttaaaaaatattttttaacaaagcATTTATTTTCCACAAATCAAAGGGGTATTTCTTACTTCGATCTACAAACCAGTTTTTATATCTCCTTTATTGAGACTTTTTTACTCGACGAAGCCAATAAATATTCGCCTTATCAACCTTACAACAAAACGAATAATTTTTATGCTCAGCTATTGACCAAATTCTCGTTTTTTCTCGTTTTCTCTGGCTCTTGGCTACATGCTTCTCTCTTAACCTGCCTCTTTCTCAGCCAAGCTCGCCGTCTCTGTCTTAATTGGGGAATCGAAGCTTTTGAGCCGGGTTTATATACGCTGCACAGGCGCAGACGCTTCGTCATTTTAAATCTTGGCTTGCAGCTACAAGACGCATTCGAAGTGCTTCGAACAAAATtgttaatttgataaagtgttaaaaaacaataaagtaCAATAATGGTCGGATTACAGAAtggctttcttgttttgttcgCCTGCAATTTATTGCTGGCCGTGTACGTTTCGGCCaataagcaacaaaaacaccaGAATCAAGGTAAGCGGCTGCCGACTTGGCTCAGAACCCAAAGGGCTCGACCAGTGACTGACTCATGTGTCGGAATGGAGAAATTTTCAATGCCAAGTTCTTTTGATGGTGGCTTTTCTAGCCAgaccaaaataaacaaaaaccggTTCCAAAGGCAGAATAATGCCGGTTAGCCGTAAGATGAGTGAACTTTACCGTTTGTGCCTCAGTGGATACATTGTGAAGATACACCAAGTTTGTAACGGTTCGCTTTAGGAGGAAACCCTTATTTTCTGTATTATCTGATTTtctatacaaagaaaatagaaAGTTTTATTGTATTTCAAAAATACTAGAAAATAAGTCACTCAAGCAAGTACGGAAAAGGTAAAGTTCCAATGTCTGCTtttctaaaaagaaaaatattttaaatggaTACACTAAGGGTAGGGAAATAAAGATTTTGTACAAAATTTGGTTGTGAAAAATGACAAATGGCAATATCTCCAACGTGATAGTATTTTTGAAACTAAAAATgaggaaaaacaacaaagcctagagattaaaatcaaaaaaactttttgctAAAATGTCATCTAAGAAAATTGCTTCAATTCATTGCAGAAATCTGGGAACAAGACCTTTCGGACACCTTTAAAATTGAGGGCAGCGATCAGGGCATCCAAAAGGTGAATCTTAAGTGTGGAGCCAACTCCATGAACGTGGTGTTGGAGACGGAAAAGCCCTTCACAGGTGTGATGTACACTCGTGGCAGCTTCTACAAGCAGACGCCCCCGTGCTTCATGAAACCCACTGTGAACCAGG
The Drosophila bipectinata strain 14024-0381.07 chromosome 3R, DbipHiC1v2, whole genome shotgun sequence DNA segment above includes these coding regions:
- the LOC108130862 gene encoding uncharacterized protein isoform X2, producing the protein MVGLQNGFLVLFACNLLLAVYVSANKQQKHQNQEIWEQDLSDTFKIEGSDQGIQKVNLKCGANSMNVVLETEKPFTGVMYTRGSFYKQTPPCFMKPTVNQGSRSLEMNFQLDQCQTLKDGDLYTNIVVIQNDPELITPGDSAFSLECDFRQPRSLDVEASMQARDRNPQKLRGARGGSRQRQ